The nucleotide sequence CGCTCGAACTCTAATCACATGATTGAAAATTTCTTGAGCCAAAATAGATTGAGAATTACTATGGACACGAGTCGCAACAATCGCTACATCCCAAACTCCTTCAGATACTTGCTTGACAGAAGGATTTTCGTAAACTCTGACATAAGATTGATTTTGGCCAGAAACATAGCGATTTAAAGGAAATTTCTCGTCATACTTTTTAGCAACCATATCCATATATGCCTCTCGATAGCCTGGTTCGATAGCCAAAGACGCTTGATGAAAGGATTGAGGAAAATTCACATTTCTTTCCTGCACAAAAGCATTTTCCTTTTTTTCTGTAGTATTCTTCCAAGTAAAGGCCAACTTTAACCAATCTTCTGTAAATTTAGCGATAGTCGCTTCTGTTCGTTCTTTTGACCCTATTGGATTTGCTTCGATCACCGTTCCGTCTGGTTGTTGAACATAAATATAGGGTTGATTTTGAGCCGACTTTTTAGCTGTTTGACTATTTTGACAAGTGACGACTAAATTCATCACTAATAATAAGATAACGACTAATGGCAAATATCGAAAGTTATCCCGTTTAGCTAATAATTGAATTGAGTTTTTTTCTTGATTTGAAACAATCTCTGAAGGGTGGGGAATCTTTTGTCCAATGGTTCTTTTTTGAGTTTTCATAATAAATAAATGATCATTAATTGTCTGTCTGTCTTGAGTGAGTAATTGTTAATTGTCCATTATCAATTGTCAATTGATTCAACGTCGTTTATCCGAGTAACGAATCATTGCAAACCCAATACTCCCAACGGTTCCTACTGCCACTGAAGCCGCCGTAGTTGCTAAGCCAACCGATTGACTTCTAAAGGAAGACGCGGCTGCGATTCCTCCTGCGGTAACTACGGCTAAAGATACTCCTGGAGCAAATAATCCTAAAGCCATAGGGAATCTCAAATCTTCTGCCAGTAATGAAGTTTGTGATAATTGGATGGCGACTATTCCAATCACGATAAGATAAGCTACTTTAGCTAACCCTATGGTTAAATTGCTGATAATCCATGTCACAAATAAGTTTTGTTGTCCTGGAATAATTGAGGCGGCGATAAAGATGGGAGCAAATAAAGCATTCAACCATAAGGCTAACTCTAAAAATCCCATCCACATCCACTGAACAAAGTTGAGGATTTTTTGATATCCGGCTGAAGCTAGAGAAGTCCCAATAATTTCAAATAAATTCCCTTGGGTAAAGGGATTTACACTATTAATAGTTGAGTCAATTACTCCCCCAATACTGTTAGTTTTGACCCTTTGCTCTACTTGTTTTTGATGGGCTGTTGTAATGGAATTCCAAAAATTATCCCAATATCTTTGTAAAGCTGCACAAGTTCTATTACTAGGTCCACATACCGTTGTTAAAGAATCACGTCGTCGTTGATCAGCTAATTCTCCCAATTTTTCAATACATTCTAGAAAATCGTAGACTTGCAATTGTTCAATAGTTAATTGATTTAACTCTGCTTCATTAGTTGGACGAGTAGCAGAAGGAATAGCTACTGCCGGCTGAGGCATTTGAAGGCATTTTTGCCCTTGGCTCGTAATTTCATTTTTGGCATCTTGTAATAACAATTGATCATTTAAAGCCGTTTGGATTCTTTCTCCTTGTAATTGTTGAGACATTACTCCAGTAGACCAACTATTAATAACGTCTCTCATTCCGTAGGCTAATAAACGAGAATAATGAGCTTGATTACTTAAAAATAAAGCAATCAATAAAGCTGGTAACACCATTTCTGCTGTTATCATCATTTGGGCCGCATAGCCAGATACCCCGATCATTTTTTGCCCATATTTATATAACCAAAAAATAACACTGACTCCTAAAATCGTCCTTACCACTGTTGTTAAAGTGTATAAAGAAATATTATTACTAACGTTATTTGGCTCAAAAGTTTGTTGCCATAAATCCTCCCACCATTGTTGTTGTTCCTGCATTCGTGTCATTGTATCTTGTAAATTAACTTGAGCCACTCCTGGAGTTGTTATTAGTAATAAACTCACTACAATGGCTATTAATATATACTTTTGATTTTTCCTTTTCTTTAATACTGAAAACATTTCTCCTCACGTTGTTTCTACTAACTAACTAGAAATTTAGACCCGGAATAAACACAACGGTACTTGCTTGACGGGCTGCATTTTGCCCTGCTGAATCTTTTCGATGTTCGTAGTAATTTCCCTGGTTAACTGATGACTTAATTTGAGCCGATAAATAATTTTGTGACGCACCTAACATTTCCATTGATTGGGTTTTATCATTTAAGGCACTTAGTTGACTGTTGGCTGATAATAATTGTGATGCTTGGAAATAACTCGTCTTGGCTAACTGGGATAATTGGTCAGATCGGTTAGCTCCTATATCTGATAGATCCTTGTTTTGGGCGGCGATCGCTTTCAAGACATCTTGTGAAGCTGTAGCATCTTGGGCTGTTTTGGCTAAGGTTTCAACGTTAGATGCTGAGACAGAACTATCAAAAGCTTTAGTGGCACTGCTTCGATAAGCATCAAAAGTTCCTTGATAGCCTGTAACGGCTGCATCTTGAGCGTCGTCTAACTGCTGCGCTTGAAAGGTTCGTAAAATTTGTCCCGGACCAAACACCCCTTGAGAAATTTTTTGGGGTTCAACTGCCCTGACATTATCTCGATACCGTTGGGTTTCGTAAACTTTTTCGGGAGTATCAGGAGTTTCATAAGGATCTTCTGTTCCTCTTGTCCCCACTTTAGCTGCTTCAGTTGCAGGATTGAGTAATCCGAGTAACCCTAGAATTCCCCTTATGGCTGAGACAAAATCTCCATCATTAATATCTTCGTAAATTTCTCTTGTTTGTTGGTAAACGACAGGAACATCTTGAGCGTTTAAATTACTGGTTTCTTCTTGAGCTAGTGTTGGTGAAGGTATGACAATTAAACTCGCAATTGTCAATTTAAGAAATCGCTTCACAACCTTATTTTTCAAAGAAAGATAATTGTCAATTTTCAATTGTCCATTGTCCATTGTTTTGTCTCCTTGGGTACGATTGATTTCATTGGCAAGCCTTGTCGTTTGGCCTGAGCATAAAGTTTGGCGAAATGTTTCAACCCTGTTATTTCATCGGAATACATCGACATCACTCTTTGACGCGCTGCATCTTCATCGGGATCGGTAGCTCCTAATGCCAGCAGCAATTCACTGGCCGGATGAACCACTTCGAGATGTTGTTCTCCTCGTTTTAAATACCAGTAGCTTTGCAGCAGTTCAGCATTAGGTTTAAACGCTTCACTGATATAAGGTTTGAGAATATCCTCCCTAAAGTCCAACTCCAACAATTCTGGTATGGCTGCTTCTTTAAGATGACCACAGAACAGATTGTCAATATTTTTCAACGTTTCTGGACCACTACAAGAATTTTTGACGGTTTCGATTTCTTGTGCCGCTAAGAGAAAATTACATCCCCATTTTCGTCCGTGTACCGGAATAATCCCGACTTGTCTGGCAAAGAATGGAAATTTGTATAAGATGGTTCCTTCATCTACTGCAAATAGGGATCTTTCCACTGATAATGATTGTCGAAATAGTACGTTTAATCCCGACATGGCATAGATTAACGAGTCTAGGTTTTCCCCCACATCCGTCAATCCTATGACTAATAGAGATACATTGGTATCGAATGAGGAAATGCCGTTAATCGAGGCTCCTAAATCTGTTCTAAGAACCCCTCGCAGTTGGGTTAATATCAGTCCGATAGTATCTTTAACTAGGGTTGAGGTGGTTTTTTCCTCTTCTTTTTTAGCCTGATAGTTTGAAAACCATTTTTCAGCATAGTCAACAAAATTTTCTAATATCGGCATTCTTGAATAGGCTTCACTCCCAAATCCCCCGGCGATCGCTTCTGCATACCTCTGTTGAATGTCTGGCTCTTGTTGAAAATCGTCGTAACATTCAGTCAAAAGACTTTTCACCAGGATTTCTCGATCTGGATTATCCGTTGTCCCCATGACAATCGTTTGTAATAATCGCACATGGTTGGTAAATGTTTGTTTCCATCGCATTTCTCTATCTTTTGGGGACAAATGACGGAAATCTCCAAATTCTATTACGTTCATCACATTTGAACGAACATTGTAATAGGCTGCTTTGACTCCCAGTTTTTGCAGTATTTCTACGAAGATTTGATACCCTGATGTACCGCCTGGTCGTGGGAAATCAAACACCACCGCTAAGTGATCATTCACCGTATATTCCAAAATCATCTCAAACATTAAATTTGATTTGCCTCCACCGGTTTTAGCTGAAATAATGGTGTGATTTTTTTTGTTGGCAATATCTACATAAATCGGACAATTTAATTCCCGACTCACTAACAACATCCCTTTTTCATTAACTTGTTGAAATTTAATTAAGGGTAGAGACGGTATGGCTTGAAACCCTATATATTTTTGCCTTTTATGGTTTGGCTTGGTTAAAAATGCTTCCCATTCAAACGGCCATGATTGAAACCAATAATCCTCTATGTTGTACCAGACTCGTTCTACTGATGCTGTTGGTATTTTTTGGATTAAATCATTGGTATCTTGATTGAGTTGTTCAAGACTATCACGATAAAGCCAGATTCCTAAACTACACCAATAGGGTATATTCTGGTCTTCTAACAAACTTCTGGCTTCTATGGCCTGTTCTCTTCGCCTCATTGCCACTACATCTGCCGTGGTTTTCTTCATGGCGATCGCTTCTCTTTTCATTGAGTTGGAAATGATTCGCTCTAGTTGCAATCTTTCAAACCCTGAGCGATCGCAAGTCAATTCACTGACCACACGGCTGTCGTAAAGAGAATCGTTGGCTTGAGCTAATATATTCCATAAAAATCGGAGATATCCCCTGGCTACACCGCCTTTATCTTTAGGAAATGAACGTATTTGTCCTATCCTGACAAATGCTGCATATTTATCTTGATTGGGACAATAAACATAATGATTATGAAATTTAGGAATAACTGGGTATCCGCTTTCTGATTCAAATAGGGTTCCTAGTTGATGTTTTCCCCAATCATTAATCACAGGAGTTGTTAATCCCCATTTATCATAGACAATGTATTGGGGAACTGGGGGGGTGACTCCTTTGTGTAATTGATTATAGTCTCGCTCCCATAACTTATGTACAGTAATGGTTTTTACTTTCATCCCCAGTCCACTATTAGCTTGTAGCATTGAGTTGACTTTTGAATAGGCGTAATGGTAAGCGTAATCAATTACTTTTTCCCAGGATTTTTTCTCTTCTATTCCTTTTCCTTGAATCAGGTTAATTAATGGTTGGGTTTTCGAGAGAAGTTCATCTAACCATGTTTGTTTTATGGCATAATCAGCTCCTAAATCTACTCTATATTTTGCAAAAATTGTAATTTTGTTGTTTAGTAGTCTCCCTTGATCAGCTAGTTCTTTTCCTCGTTTTGCTCTTGATTTTATCAAAGCTTCACTTAGAAAATCCTGTTTTTTTCTTAGTAATAATTCAGCTTGTTTTTTCAGGTAATCTTCACAAGAGCAACTAATTTCTTGATAACATTTAAGGTCGATGTCTCCTGGTAATTGATTTAAGGCATCGTTACAAGCTGATAAAATAGCTAAGGCTTGATTTTCCGTCATTGACGGGTCATGTCCTTCTACTTCCCACCCAAATATAAACATTAATTGGGGGCCCCTTCTCAGGAGATAAAATCCGACTTCTCTATTATCTAGTTCAATTTGCCCTAGGGTTTGAAGGAAGAATTTTCTTTCTATGTAATGGTAAGTTTGATTTTTCCCTTTTACTTTTAAGGAAAGAGAATATCGATTCGGTTTTTCAGGTATGGGCATTTCGGCTGAGTTGAACTCAAATATGGGTTCTTCTGCTACATATTTTTTCGGCTTACTAAACCTTTCAAAAAATTCGTTGGGATCATTTCCTGTTATTATCCAAAATATTCCATAAATTCCGGCAAAGATTAACGCTCCTTGTAAGGGATTTTTCATGATGAATGGAACACATAGTAGGAAAATGATCCCACACCAAAGAAACTGTTTCGGCGCAATAAATCCTATGCCTAAGGCCGTCCCTATCATTTGATTTACTTGTCCATCTGCTAAGTCTCTTTCTTTCATCTTGACAACTCTAATAACAAGTGGTGAGTGTTAAACGATGACACTGATAATTACAGAGGAACCTCCTGCAAAAATCAGGAATCCCATTAATGGTTCTAAAGTGGTTGAAATCGGCTGTCTTTGGAATCCTACTTGATACGCTACGTATCCTATCGACCCCACAAATCCCAGAACTAATGCCAAGGCTAAAAATCCAACCACCTGACACAATAAGGTTGATAAGGTAGTTGTAGAAGTCCCTCCAAAGCTGATGGTTGAAAATAAACTACTAATGAAGTTCGTTACATCCCCGAATAATCCTGAGTTAGTACAAGCTCCCCCTGTTGCCTGGGCCAATGCCGGCTTACTAACTGATATGGACAGGATTAAATGGAACGCATAAATTAACCATCCTTGATTGCCAAGATATTTTTTAAGTTCTCTGAAAATAAAAGCAAAGGTTAATGATGCCCAAAATAATCCGACTAATTCAACATAAGTCTGCGATTCACTGATAAATCCCATTAAGGTGATCAATCCTACTGATATTTGCCATTTTGGTAATATCGGTTTCATCCATTTGGGTACTAATGTCTTCCATTTTTCATCAAACCAAGTCAACTTTGTCTTTTTAGATTCCATCATTTGGCTGTACATAATCTCCTCACTGTTTTGATTGATTGTTTAATAGTTTTCGTAGCCTTTTCACGGCTCGATTCCAGACCATTCTCACAGCATCAGGGGTTGAATTTAGTTTTTTTGCTATTATTTCCCATGAATACCCTTTTAGTTGTAAATTCACTACTTTTTGCTGTTTTTTCGTCAACTGGCATAACAATACTAAAACTTGCTTAAGTTGGATTCTTCTTGAACTTTCTTCTTCTAATCTTGATATAGGCTCTTGATTTATCCTAACTACATGAATAGTTTTTTCTTGTTTTTTAATTTGTTGACTAATGGTTTTCAATTTTGTCTTTATTCGATAAAATACCCAGGTACTTAATTTGACCTTTCTTGACTTATCAAACTTTTTTATTGCTTCATAAAAAGCAACAATTGCCTCTTGTTTTAAGTCTTTTTGATGTCTCGCTTTATGTCTCTGACTATAGAGATTAACTAAGTTTTTAATTAAACCGTAGTATTTTTTCAGCAATTCTCTAAAAGCTTTTTCTCTTTTTTGCTTATTTTTGAGGGAAACCAGCAAAATGATTTGCTTTTGAGTTTCTGCTTCTCTATAGGTCATCTTATTTGTAGCTTCTTGAGTTATCTCAATTAGCTTAGCTTCTGTGAGTAAACTATAATTTAGCATCCTCACTATCGATTTTTCTTTTTATACATTACTAAGTTTTTCTTCGAGTTGCTGTTACTAATCCTCTTAATTCATTAGTTGAAATCTTATATCCCTTTCTCTTCATTTGACAACCCAACTCTTTTTACTTTTTGTAACTAATTTTACATAATTAGGGGTTTCTTTTCCATCTTTGTCCATATTTGGAATTCCTTTTCTTTGCATCCTTCAAACTTTCGTTCTTCTTTTTTACAAAAATTTACATTACTTTTTTCTTAAATTCTTTCTTCTCTTCCTTTAATTCTTAAATAAACCTTAAGTTTTTTAACCTAATCTAAAAATTGTTTTACATAAGAACAAGTATTTTTTCCCATGCTTCAAGCTCTCATATTTGACCTCGATGGAACTCTAACCCATACAGATTCTCTTCACTTCTCTATTTGGCAATCTTATTTAAAGGAATATGGACTTGATATTGATCTTCGTTTTTACCAAGAACATATCAGTGGACGGCACAACCCCGACTTCTTAAAACAATTATTTCAGGAGCTTACTTTAGAAGAAATCCAACAAATAAGTGATAATAAAGAGGCTCGCTTCCGCCAGTTAGCACAAGATCAGTTAAAACCTCTTAGTGGATTAGAAAAACTCCTAGAATGGCTTATTAGCAAAGAACTTCTATCTGCTATTGTTACCAATGCCCCTCGTCAGAATGCTGAGTTTATGCTCAATGCTCTTAAGCTTAATCAATTCTGGAATACTGTTGTTATCAGCGAAGAATTACCTATGGCTAAGCCACATCCTTTTCCTTATCAAGAAGCTTTACGTCGCCTCAATATTGCTCCAAATTCTGCTATTGTTTTTGAAGATTCTCCCAGTGGGATACGCTCGGCTGTTGCTGCGGACATATTTACTGTTGGTATTACCACCACTCATAACGAAGATGTTTTATTGAGTAATGGGGCCAGCCTCGTCATTTCTAATTTTAATGATCCCCAATTGAAAACGATTGGAGTTCTCACTTAACTTTATCGACCCAAAAACTATAACAACTGAATGAGCAAAATCATCGCAATTTTTAACCAAGCAGGGGGGGTGGCAAAAAGCACTCTAGCCATGAATTTAGGTTACCACCTCCAAGATTTCGGGCAAAAAGTAGCTTTGGTGGATATTGATCCTCAAGCCTCTTTAACACTATTTTGCGGATTAGAACCTTTTGACTTAAAACAGACAATTTATGAATCTCTACTCTTAGACCGACCTCTCCCGATACATTCTC is from Crocosphaera subtropica ATCC 51142 and encodes:
- a CDS encoding sigma-70 family RNA polymerase sigma factor, coding for MLNYSLLTEAKLIEITQEATNKMTYREAETQKQIILLVSLKNKQKREKAFRELLKKYYGLIKNLVNLYSQRHKARHQKDLKQEAIVAFYEAIKKFDKSRKVKLSTWVFYRIKTKLKTISQQIKKQEKTIHVVRINQEPISRLEEESSRRIQLKQVLVLLCQLTKKQQKVVNLQLKGYSWEIIAKKLNSTPDAVRMVWNRAVKRLRKLLNNQSKQ
- a CDS encoding HAD family hydrolase; this encodes MLQALIFDLDGTLTHTDSLHFSIWQSYLKEYGLDIDLRFYQEHISGRHNPDFLKQLFQELTLEEIQQISDNKEARFRQLAQDQLKPLSGLEKLLEWLISKELLSAIVTNAPRQNAEFMLNALKLNQFWNTVVISEELPMAKPHPFPYQEALRRLNIAPNSAIVFEDSPSGIRSAVAADIFTVGITTTHNEDVLLSNGASLVISNFNDPQLKTIGVLT